The proteins below are encoded in one region of Oncorhynchus nerka isolate Pitt River linkage group LG15, Oner_Uvic_2.0, whole genome shotgun sequence:
- the LOC115143423 gene encoding LOW QUALITY PROTEIN: tumor necrosis factor receptor superfamily member 8-like (The sequence of the model RefSeq protein was modified relative to this genomic sequence to represent the inferred CDS: inserted 2 bases in 1 codon) has product MDYQRRITSYPLRILCFFNLVCSVLLSSCPRTCDPGFIINKCKCVPCPDGYYWYKLNGRPKCDFCTEACSVDRHLTQVKECRRDSNRECHCDRGFFCASTAQYTCRRCKPCVSGTFSNTANLATSCKPHTVCGRKGMTMVTEGTASQDXVCAQTSPTSPTTTALPPAQSSKMSLRSAISSGVGTNIELLIARSASRLVWSPEDVLIRSSLSQARRDPSISLPTKLTTRRKPCKVDSDTSPAESASAPPLTTKDNDSPHLPVPASGQSPPSLPLLLLIVGLLGVTLLLIGYFVGCRGRSLESMHKWKGPMFRKYICKESLRGSYKAWECPPCPAALQTASYKQAKLPQERIPHLEAQHLLGRETGGDPRREGTGSQPPGGMQNVSVDPSGGENMSNIVGSIYIYSPGTVVLGSNKSDREGNQGESGGESCPLTTKPQQESSYPLPWGSALGPERMSMPKDTCKELSYPVPATSN; this is encoded by the exons ATGGATTATCAACGCCGTATTACCTCATATCCTTTGAGAATACTTTGCTTTTTTAATCTG GTTTGTTCTGTGTTGTTGTCTAGCTGTCCTCGTACCTGTGACCCAG GCTTCATCATTAACAAGTGTAAGTGTGTCCCTTGTCCCGATGGCTACTACTGGTACAAGCTTAATGGCCGTCCTAAGTGTGACTTCTGTACTGAAGCCTGCTCAG TTGATCGGCACTTGACACAGGTGAAGGAATGCCGCCGGGACTCAAACCGTGAGTGCCACTGTGACAGGGGCTTTTTCTGTGCCAGCACTGCCCAGTATACCTGCAGGAGGTGTAAACCGTGCGTGTCTGGCACCTTCTCCAACACAGCAAACCTAGCCACGTCCTGCAAACCCCACACAGT TTGTGGCCGTAAGGGAATGACCATGGTAACAGAGGGCACTGCCTCTCAGGA TGTGTGTGCCCAGActtcccccacctctcctacaactACTGCACTTCCACCTGCTCAAAGCTCAAAGATGTCCCTTCGTTCTGCTATATCCAGTGGTGTCGGCACCAACATAGAACTCCTCATCGCGAGATCCGCATCTCGACTGGTTTGGTCTCCTGAGG ACGTTCTCATCAGGTCCTCTCTGTCCCAAGCCAGGAGagacccctccatctccctcccaaccaaGCTCACCACCAGGAGAAAGCCATGCAAGGTGGACAGTGACACCTCACCTGCAGAGTCTGCCTCTGCACCCCCTCTTACCACAAAAGACAATG ACTCACCTCatctcccagtcccagcctctGGACAGAGCCCTCCCAGTCTCCCTTTGCTGCTGCTGATAGTTGGGCTCCTAGGGGTCACTCTGCTGCTGATTGGTTACTTTGTGGGGTGTAGGGGGAGGTCACTGGAGTCCATGCACAAGTGGAAAG GTCCAATGTTTAGGAAATAT ATTTGTAAGGAAAGTCTGAGAGGGAGCTATAAAGCGTGGGAGTGCCCGCCTTGTCCTGCTGCCCTACAGACGGCTTCCTATAAGCAGGCCAAGCTGCCACAGGAGAGAATCCCACACCTGGAGGCCCAGCATCTTCTggggagggagactgggggagaTCCTAGACGGGAGGGTACAGGGTCACAACCTCCAGGGGGCATGCAGAATGTCTCAGTAGATCCCTCTGGAGGAGAAAACATGAGCAACATAGTAG GGTCCATATACATCTACTCTCCAGGGACAGTTGTCCTGGGATCCAACAAATCAGACAGGGAGGGGAATCaaggggagagtggaggagagagctgtcCCCTCACCACCAAGCCCCAGCAGGAGTCCTCCTACCCACTCCCTTGGGGCTCCGCTCTGGGGCCAGAGAGAATGAGTATGCCGAAGGATACCTGCAAAGAGCTGAGCTACCCTGTCCCAGCCACCAGCAATTGA